The window AGTATTATTGGTACATAATTCATCAATATTTCTCACCAGAACTAAAGTAACTTTTTAGCATCTAGATAGATTTAAGGTAATTAAAAAGCTTATTCCTGATGCCGTCGCGAATAATTTAATCCTTCAATAAATAAAAGTACAAAAGCTATAGATGAGATCAGTAACGTTATTACCCTATCAATATTGATCCCATGAATTATACATGATATTACTATACCTATATCTATTCCCAAGAAGAAGAATGAATATATAGTTAGTCTGTGTACAAGTGCTCTACCTATAATCACAAATTCTTCAGGATTTACTATCTCTTTAACTCTATAGCCATCACCTTCTTTCTGTATAAGACTCAATTCTTCTAATCTCTTCAAATGATAGTGAACAGTACTTGGTGAAAGATGTAGTGCTCTAGCTATTTCTCTGACACCTAATGGTTCTTTGCTTCTTACTAAATGCATATATATCCTCATGGCTATTCTAGTGAGCTTAATCTTCTTATTCAAAATGCTGAACACCCTAAACTTTACCCTGTACTCAAAATATAATTCTGATTCTGGAACACATACTGTACAGATAGCTGAACTGTTATTGTCTAAACACAATCTGATAATTCATGAATTGTATAACTATTGATAGAACGAATAAAATAGATACGATAGAAAAAGTAAAATTAGATGTAACAATATCTTACACTTGGAATAACTATAACATTAGTACCATATACATCGAACATATGTAAAGAACATATAGTCACATCTTTATCTATTAAAGAAAATTAAAAAGCGTAACTACAGAATAACAGTTATCATGCCATTAAATAGAGAGGAAATTAACCGCTCGACCCATAGCATCATCACCAGATACCCA is drawn from Ignisphaera sp. and contains these coding sequences:
- a CDS encoding winged helix-turn-helix domain-containing protein codes for the protein MNKKIKLTRIAMRIYMHLVRSKEPLGVREIARALHLSPSTVHYHLKRLEELSLIQKEGDGYRVKEIVNPEEFVIIGRALVHRLTIYSFFFLGIDIGIVISCIIHGINIDRVITLLISSIAFVLLFIEGLNYSRRHQE